From the Gossypium hirsutum isolate 1008001.06 chromosome A02, Gossypium_hirsutum_v2.1, whole genome shotgun sequence genome, the window agccacacgcctgtgtgagacaagggacacgagcgtgtcgagagccgtgtaactctctgactatgacgtcagcacCAATTTAGGGTAACACGGCTACAttcacgcccgtgtggctagaccgtgtggtcaattaaaattaaatgaatttttttcataaaaaggtgcagacttcacacggccagaccacacgcccatgtggataggtcgtgtctctcacatggccaagacatatgcccgtgttttagcccgtgtgtttactactgagaatactgacttgcaaaaaatagggtgcaggggatacacggccattccacacgcccgtgtgtctacccgtgtggataattCGAAGGCTATATTccaggccaatttgccacccttaatcaCTTATGCAGTTAAGCATaattcatagcatgcaacatgacatacttAGACACTCAATATTCAACACTATagcactttcacatttttataatatcatcctCTTGCACATTCCCCTTAATCACACTATATGAAAGCATTTTATACAAACTTAATACAAATcaacttaattatcaaaatttcaagttgcaCATTTATAATTATTGTCATATTAGGTTATTAAACCATTCTTTATCTTCTATTAATTAATCCATACATCTTCATACATCCACCAAGCAATTATATTCCACATCATCAAGACAATATCTCACCATATATCCATCACACAACTATATAGAACATCATTAATGCATCAACACATACATGCATAAACAATTAGATATTACAACCCAAGAATCAATCATGAGTCAAATCACATGGTTactacaaaatgaatcattaacatCATAAGCCTTCACagtttggccaaatagcatgacacataccacaaaaggactaaatcccttatacatgccatactcaaaataacaaattcactatacccaatgtttttttgatagtgtgatcgaatgctTCGACAACTTCcaatcctcgagctagcttggtgaaactacaaatgatggaaaaagagaggggagtaagcatttaagcttagtaagtccacatgcaaataatatgcaatattaGTAAACCATAATCATGCAAGGCAAAATAACATAACCATCAAGATTATTTATCATTCAAGCATTCTAGCCCGTTTATcaagtgtttatatatatatataaatatactttctCATCACATATCATCCTTTAACAAGTCATCATTCATGAGTATAACGTATGTACCTGTACGTATCCGTAGTATATCAAATAACTTTACCTTAATTACCATGCCCATCTTGGGACTTTTATCGCATCTCATTATAACactcgttgaacacttggaatactattggatacatggaaacttgcacataagtgccacataaacatacgtagccaaagctacctcgtATTATACGACGCTCACAaatgagctactcacgggcttgctcatataagctatcgatcaaggtgtaactacacgggctgctcataaaagctgtcaggtatcagaccactcaaggattacctaggcACCgataggacacacaagaccatttcccagaactcaatcacatgtatcacatccattatgaactcatacaactcaacaagctcgaatgctcgcatccataatgaactcgaaccactcaacgagcttggatgccacatatatcacgaacccggaccactcaacgagtttggacttcttaattcctagtggcatgtcacttgtatcctaaatattcctaaggttcaaacggggtttttcTCACTTGCACATTTCACCTTTATTACACTTGCTCGTGACGTCGTGGATAGCgatcataatatcattcatgcttacaatagtaccattagacatagcatacataataagcaataaaataattatcacataatGTTAACACAACATAACGCAccacattgtcacattatttacacatgtacttacctcggtacaaaaatgatgataattgaGCCTAAtcatcgtatactttattcttccctcgatTAAGACCTAGTTcacttttttcttgatctataatgccaaatttaacttgtttgttaatcacattactcaaatcaatccataattcatgctttggtaaaattacctttttacccctatctttccatttatttacgatttagtccttaggctcgcaaaatgaaatgcatgtattttctTAGTTACCCAAGCCTGGCTGAACCTTTattatgctcatatcagcccatatcagcccaaattttcctttatttcacattattactactcaCTTTTACTCTTTTACGAATAAGTCCCCTTATttggtgttttcactaaaaatcacctagtaaaagatgtttatcatgcattaaacattcatattcctctattaatcaacaaaatacatgcatttacacatgattcaaatttcatacatgaaccctagctcaaaatatagctagaaatggatagattatgtttcaaagacttcaaaaatacaaagaacgttaaaaacgggtctagggagcacttacaatcaagcttggaaatgttgaacaaaaccttagctatggatattgagaaattcagctagcacatggagaagatggacatatttttgctttgattttccctttttattcttttaattaccaaataaccaaaatgcccttagggtttttcttttaaatttttcctatgcatttccatttttctccaaaattatataaattggtcaaatttctaattaggaccctatgattcataatctaaagcaatttcatgcttaaagcttctaaaatgcaagttttgcatcttattcaatttggtccctaaagttcaattagtcattttatgcatagaatttcttcatgaaactttcacataagcatgaattcatattatagacctcataagaatcatataataattatttctatctcaaacttgtggtctcaaaatcactgttctgactaggccctaattcgggatgttacatgagtatccatcgaaatttcaatgattcaacggataaaTTCTTGAAATGAAAAACTATGAGATTAAATGATTATATCTCGAATGTTCCCAAAATACGTGAAAGTTTGTAACATGATGTGCTCATCCATCCTTACTTGATGTACAAGtaaattatgtgactaacttgcttatttgaaTGTATGTCCTTAGGCAAATTGCCAATTTGTTGGAAAGtatgttattgtatgcttattttaatgaatgtgattggtaagtttaattcctgttatacgaacttactaagcattaattgcttactaggttttattttctctatttataGTGCTCGAGAAGCTCATAAAGGTTGGTGATTGGTtagagtatcatcacactatccaccaatctattttggtataaaaagtaacattattttggtttaatggcatgtataggttaacttggccaatgttggcaagTACATAGTTgtttgtaatttagccattggaAAGGCTAataatggtttattttggtatattattatgaggttatatatatatatcatgattaACATATATGCATGTAGTTGGTTAGATTGAATTAGGATAAAATATAAGTCCTTGCTACGAGGTAAGTTTGATCATATGAATGTATGTGATGTTATTTCATACATGTTATTGATGTTTGCTTGATTTATATgacttgaattggttggaaaATGTATGTAAATGTTATTGTgggttgaaggttaaatttgggtgagaaataaggctaagaaatggccttattttgtccacatgggtagacataaGGGCATGTGTCTTGACTGTGTGTGACACGTGGcctggcacataggcatgtggtttggccgtgtgtcccctgcatcctaaaattgagaaacagaatggtCAGAATTggacacacggacagagacacaggcatgtgtctcagccatgtgtgctacAAGGtctagaacacgggtgtgtgccttggccgtgtgaaacctgcacctaatttgtgaaaattaaattgaccacacggcctagaacatgggcgtgtgccaggtcgtgtggcacaagctagagagttacatgggtaatgacacgggctgggacacgaccgtgtgcctcacatcgaatacccacatggcttgagacatgggcatgtcacttggcTCATACGGGCGTGgtattaaagaaaaattttgaaatttcacaaaaaattttcTGGgatctcgatttagtcccgacttgattctaatgtttaaatttgggcctcgaaggtccatTCAAGAAATATTATAATTAGTTTCAGTTATGAAATGTAAATGACttgaattatatgaaattattctgtaaacttcggtaatgctctgtaaccctgtttcggtaacggatactggttaggggtgttacatagacaaaaacttctaaaaatgagatttattaaatgatgaaaaaacaaacaaaaaatatataaaacttaagataACATGGGTCCAAACCGattcatgaaatcatttattCTTCTAAAATACTCTAAAAAATAGAAACAGATTAAGAAGCCAATGAAGAGCCACCCATTTTCTAAAAGAAACTGCCGATGGTCAGTGGTATTTTAGTGAAGATAGGCATCATCATCTATTCATCACAATTTGTGAAGACGATAATGATACCCACAAAATAGATCTACAAACTAAAAAAAGGACAAGACACATGGAGTGAATGAGAATAAGAAAGAAAGAGACAGTTAATGGGCGAGTGGGCAAAACAAAAAGAGAAGAAACAACTACTTGAGAAAAAGAATTTAGGGATTAtccattatatataaatttagacTAATTTACTagtaaatgacaaaaaaataaaatatttactatACTAGACCGATAAGAACCATAGACGGAGTTTAATTAGCCGTTTCCCCTctcgataaaaaaaattatcctatAAACCCCCCATTTCATTTTTTTCCAATTCAATcttaactctctctctctctctctctcttattaTCAATTCCCTCTCAAATTCCTCTCAAAACCCACTTAAATTctctaatttttgttttgttctctcaatttttttatttatttaaattatcttaacatttccctaaaatattttttaaattatcaatGGCAAATTCTGTAATTCGTCATGATAAGAACCATAGACGGAGTTTCGATTAtgaatccaattcaattttccaAGATTCGAATAtatgattagtgtaaaaatatgatgttttttaattttgaattaaattattatttaacatctaaaaaaattattacaaaataattaattaaaaatatcaaaaaaacccctaaaccctaatttaaataaacaaaaccctaacccttaaaaaCAGTGATGGaaaaatcaagagaaaagagCTTCTTGCTAGAAGCGCTTTTGTTGACTTGGCGAAAAGAACTTCTTGCTGGAAGTGCTTTTGCTGAAAAATGGCAGAAGAAAGCTTCCAACTAGAAACACTTTTCTACGTATCACCTAAAAAAGCTTCTAGCTggaagtattttttaaaaaaaaatagtccaTTCCCGTCATTCTTCATTCAATCGATCTAATctcgtaaatatatatatttttttggtatttaatgataaatttgtgttaaattaattatatttaggcATGGTTACCCACATCATCAtttaaaaggaagaaaaatatGTAATTACAAAGAGGAACAAAAAGGGATAAGAGAAGACAAATTTTATAATCAATGCAAGACAATGATAGCGGAAATTTATCATAAACTTTCAGCTTTAAAAATAAGATGACAAATCCAGACTTCATTGTTTATGAATGTCTGGCACCGGACACCATAATAATTATActcttttataataattaaaaaatctaaaCAAGTGATCTCATATCCAATGATATAgtgtaaaagaaaattatttctttttcacaCAAAATTAAAGGTGAAGATGGGAGTAACATAGTTTAAATTCGTTTGGTATGAATATTTAATAATAGttttaattattactttattcaaattaagataaaaataaaatattttatattttaataactaTCATctagtatataatatattatcCTAAAAAATAAGATGTAGtcatttgaatatttaaaaaaaataaaaataaataatgataaggtaatgatgatgataataatatcACCCCTATAATTCTTAATCTAATTTGGGATATATTATAAACAACATTTCGTAACACTATAGAATTTGAGGTGTAAACCAACTTTATAATCTTTCGATTATAATAGTTTTCAGTTTACTTATGCTAGGATGTTTCAATAGCAAACCAATGACCCTTTTTagaatatgtaaaaaataatatagtttttataaatttaatttttttattaggttAAAACTTGCGTGAAATTTTTGGACTTGATAAGTTGAATAGTAAAACATATTTTATCCAATAATAAATATATAGctatatttttaacaaaataacatatatggtaaaattaaaatattttattattgtataaaaatcttttataaatttatataaaaataattttttaaactcaAATCATGTATATGTGTTTGGAAAGTTGTAGATTAATTGGCAATTACTGGTAATTACCTATATAATTACCTCAATTCTTAACTTCACCTTAAGAATTGGATACACTTATTGGAGTGTTTCAATTACACTTAATTTATGAAACCTATCAATTTTAGTAGTTACTCAAACATATCATTGTTGTGCAATTACAAACAATTACACTCGAATTTAATTACTAAGGTAGTGTTTCGAAAATCACCTAGTAATTAGATTTAAGTGTAATTACTTGTAATTACACAAATGGTGACATATTTGGGTAACCAATGTAATTAGTAGGTCTCACTAAATTCGGTGTAATTGGAGCACTCAAATTATCCTTCCCAATTTTTAAGGTAGGATGAAAGTTGGAGTAATTATGTAGGTAATTACACTTAAatccatttctttaaaaaaacttatacaacttataaaaattatattataaatatgaatACATATAAGTATTTGAGATAGTTAtagtcaaaatttttttatattataaattctaaaaaattgtattataaaaatatttttatattttataaagttcaaaaaatatattatttaaatcctaaaaagTAAAGCTAAAATAACCCCCACTTATTAAAAGAAACCATCTACTTTATTGACGCAATTTTTGAGTAATGCCTGTTAATATCTGGCACTACTTAGCTAAAAAATATTATCATGTTGAATGGCAAATTTTGATAACAAAAAAACTTTTGGACTCTGATTCTGGTTGATACTTTAGACGGCATCATTTTTCATATCTAAATTATTTATAGCTACATATCTTTAAGATTTGTTTGGATATAATCAAGGCAATAGACTTTTCAAGTTTAGTGGATTGAATTAAATTGGGTAAATTTTGGAAATATATCTTAAAGATATAAGATTTATCTTGAGCTCATTGAAGATATTATTCATGCCTATTATCTAGCTGTTTAATAAGAAAATTGATTGTAAGTCTTAATTACTTACAAATTTAGGAGACTTGTATAGGTAATTTATTGAGCTAAGAGCACTTATTCTTGTTCATTGAGGAACCTTTCTTATGAACGCATTGAGTAAAAAATCAAGTGTGTTACTTGATTAAAATCCTACGTTTTTAGGGGAGAAACTTAGAACAAATTTTTCTAGATCTTAAGTAAAAAAGTGGGAGTCTAATATGGTGAATGTTAGAGATTGAAATTACTTGTTGTACAAGTTCCTAAACTAGTGGATTATCACTTTGGGTAACACCCCGCAAATGTAGTGAAATCATATTGCGTAAACATATCATTTTTTTCTGCCTTGTTTATAGTTGGTGCCTAAAGCAGATGGCACTAGTCTTCGACACTCTTTTGACTTTGCTCAAACTTTGCTTGCAAATATCGTTTTAgaactttcaaatttaaaaattacttttttttaaaatataattatttttcaaaaaattattattttgtttcaatttatatatatatattttaaaaatattattttaagaaaattattttccactcatataaaataattataagtgtaaggtataaaaaaattattatcactCACATAATCGATGAAATATAATCTAGCTATATTTAAGTACTTGATTGAATtagtattataaattaattaaatattaatttagctaaaaaatgcacaaacctcaaaattttagaaataacaaattattttataGGGTATTTATGTTtgtgaataattatatatatttaaaagaaaatagattATACTAGGTCGCAAAATGGatgaatgattaaattgaaagatttaatagtttttatgagtatatatattttttaatcctTAGTTTTGGTttgatttcatatattttatatatttttccttcGTGTAGGTGTCACATAATTTAGTGATATATTATGTAATTGAAAAATAGTTTTAGCTAGGATGTTTGTAAATATGTCTTCctctttaatttaatcttatttttcaaaagtttaatatttttataaaaatatttaaaaatattgtcaATGAAACTTGATAATATTGGTAACAACTTAAGTTTGAGATCTTAATCCTCTACATTTGAGTCTCATCATGCACTTGTGTCATGTGTGCATTCTCTCCCATATTATTCAATTATCTATTCGTTGTGCTTTATATTACATTGATTTTAATTCTCGTTATCGTATTTTTAATTGTACTcgtaaattcattaaaaaaatgtgaaatttttggCATTAATCCATGTACTTTGTgtaagttgtagatttaatctttatactttgaTTTGATCAATCTTAGTCATCATATTTTTCGAATTGGGTAATTTTTGtctttgtaattttcaaaaattaaaatttgaacctTACCCAAATGGTAGCAGCtaaaccaatttgattaaattatgtttttagtcCTATAATATGCATAAAATTGTAGACTTAATTCATGTTCTTTAATTGTATCATTCTTCATTCTtgtaattttcaattttcgaaatTTTAATGTAGACGCAAGAtgagaatttgtttttctttttagtaATATGTAAAATAGAAAGAATATATCCATTACTTTAGCCTAATaaaagaacttaaaaaaaaaatcttctaaAAGATTAACTGTTTTGAATAGATTAAGTTAGATATGCTGAATAGATGACGAGAGGTGTGACAGCcacaaataattaaaagtttGAAAAGCAAGTTAAATTCAGAAAGTAGATTGAAGAGGAGGATGGTGAAATTGCAATGGGCAAGCTACACatgaaattattgttttattcTTTCTGTTTGGCAAGCTACACatgaaattattgttttattcTTTCTGTTTTTTCCAGGAAAAAGCAGTACTATGTTTAACACTTAACAGGGGTGATTCCAGGGACCTCCCTAACATTACCATATGCTACTTACAACTATAAAACAAGTATATTTTTAATTCTATGCATGGCTATAACCCTTCCATTATTTGTACCAAAAACATAGTTATCATGTCGCAACCCGGAAGATCTGGAAATACCCCTGTTTTTAGTGTCTTATTTGATCATCAAGTTTTAAGGAAGACGCTATTGTAACATGCAATTTCTTCTCTTAATTAGGGGAAAAAAAAACACTGTAAATACTACATTGTATGTCTCCAAATTACAGGAAGTATTtggaagttgcaagaagcttgaTAGCAAAGGACTATGGAATCCTTTAGATTCAGGCATTTTTGGAGCCACAAAATTTAGCTAAAAACCAGTTTCTTCTAGGAGTCTTACTAGCATTTGGTTAACAGCAGCTGCAATTTCATCCACAGTGCTCAAATGGCATCCTTCCTCTACCTGTCATGGTTTTCATCCATTgacttttgttttaaaaaaagggTATATCTTCGACTGAAAGATGAAAAGGGGTTAAATAAATTGGGTTGTTTTGTTCTAACCTTGACACTAACTGAATAAAGAGCCATTTCATTCATGGTTGTGACATTGAGGTGTTGAACGACGAGCCTTAGGCCTTGTAAACCAGCAACCAGTTTTAAGAGCTGCCTGGGTTGTTTCTTGGAGAGTATCTTAAGGTTTGCATGGCTCTCCACCATAGTCACTTCTATGTCCGCCACGCTTTCGGCCGTCGCGGCGGCCGCAGCCATGTGCTGTTGTTGATTACTGTTGCACTGAGTTGCACGAGTTGAGAACTGTGGAAAGGTGAAAAACTCAGCAAAGGGTGAAGAATAAGCATCATGCTGCGGTTGTTGAGTGGTTCGCTTATGAGCTTCCATCGACTGCAACAGCTGCTCTAATTCCTTAACAAAATCAATGGCTCCGCCAATTATCGACGCTTGATCGCCCTGAAAGTGTTACTTTTATCAGTCTACAATTCTTCTTAAACATGATTAATTAAAGCGTTTGTAAAAGAGAGATTTAATTTAAACTAACCCTTTGAACATATGAAGGCGGCATCAAGGATCTGAGTGCAGCGAGGTACTGGTTCATTTGTTTCCGGCGATTACGTTCAACGGTGATATGAGTCATTCTCTGATTCTCTAGCTCTTCTTTGTTCTTGCTGCTCCTTGTTCGTCGACGTTTTCGCCTACTGTTGGTGGTCGTCGTTGCTGGTGCCGGAGTTTCCATTAATGGAGGGAATCTTATGGGGCCGGGGAGAGATTGATCAACGGTGCAAGTTTCAGGTGAAGAATAAGGATCCCATTGATCCTTAGTGTGTTGCATGGTTGAGTTAGTGGATGAAGAGTCCCAATTTGCATGGAGATCATGATGATTGGGTTGCTGAAGAATCCCCAGAAGAGTTTTATCTTCATTCTGTAAACAAAAGTCAAAGCCAACTCCGCCGCCCACGGTGGAGAAATCGTCGAAAACATAAGGAAAGGGGTCTTGAGGGTAAACTACAGCCTCTAACGCCATTATCAAAAGCCCAAATCCTAATTGCTGTCGGGGGAAGGGGGGAGAAATAATGAAATCTGAAATTTCAGTAAAAGGGAAAATGGAATAAAAGTTGAAAAGAGGGGAACAAACTTCCCCTTTTATCATAGGCATCCGCCATGAAACAAAGAAAGTTGATGGACTTTTTAAAAGATGTCTAATcctaagaaaattaattaaaaacaaaaaacaaaaaaaaaacaaaagctacAGCATGGTGCACGTGAGATTACATTGAAGACCAGTCGCTGCCACAGAGAAAGATTCTCTCTATGCCACACTCCCCGAATTGGAGATACTAATACTTTTTCAGGATTGTCTTCCAAACCCCAAGTATAATCTATAATTAATCTTGTCTCTATTGAGATAATGGTACTCTTCAATTGAGTGTCTTTCATTCTACATGATATTCGTCAAAATGAGAAGTACTTGCttagtaaataaaaatttatggttGAAACCGTGGCTGTAGTGTTAACTACAAAATCAAAATTGCATAAATATAAAGATGAATATCGAATTTATTTACGTAGTTCAACTTCAGTCTATGCCTGTTGAATCTTGCACAGAACAATAATTTACTATCTTTCTTATAGTTAAACAGCAACATTGTAATTATACTAAACCATTCTCTCGTTAAGTTTctccctcaaaaatttaatttttcaatccAAGAGA encodes:
- the LOC107951390 gene encoding transcription factor bHLH96 gives rise to the protein MPMIKGEVCSPLFNFYSIFPFTEISDFIISPPFPRQQLGFGLLIMALEAVVYPQDPFPYVFDDFSTVGGGVGFDFCLQNEDKTLLGILQQPNHHDLHANWDSSSTNSTMQHTKDQWDPYSSPETCTVDQSLPGPIRFPPLMETPAPATTTTNSRRKRRRTRSSKNKEELENQRMTHITVERNRRKQMNQYLAALRSLMPPSYVQRGDQASIIGGAIDFVKELEQLLQSMEAHKRTTQQPQHDAYSSPFAEFFTFPQFSTRATQCNSNQQQHMAAAAATAESVADIEVTMVESHANLKILSKKQPRQLLKLVAGLQGLRLVVQHLNVTTMNEMALYSVSVKVEEGCHLSTVDEIAAAVNQMLVRLLEETGF